One genomic segment of Epinephelus fuscoguttatus linkage group LG19, E.fuscoguttatus.final_Chr_v1 includes these proteins:
- the LOC125879694 gene encoding NLR family CARD domain-containing protein 3-like isoform X3, whose amino-acid sequence MGSQCSALCKKGNECDQKKDEVSTTVKSREVSPLLQRRSSQQEEGGALKETTEEGTLRRQEEETSSEKCSCNDKSSTLAHEYTVIEVNSQSPCLSETHELASANTEEKEANWVDNNRAKLIQNVTLVIKIADEMLQRNIMQEEMYSNIEAARTSQEQMRLLYRTLTSVKAKSAFYNILREVQPETCETEEVVKEVIKKHKAYLREKFRYEFEGTEKDPMDAKSLDKIYTELHIIQGESERINVEHEIWEIEDKAKCQTAEGTKINCNDIFKSTLEDSVSSEQDRGEVRAIRTVMTKGIAGIGKTVSVKKFILDWADGSTNRDLDFIFVLPFRELNLVIDDQFSLETLVREFHPELKNISVARIFTNHKVLFIFDGLDESQLQLNFKTAKRLVDVTKESSVDTLVTNLLREHLLPSALVWITSRPGAIQRIPRQYIYQWTEVRGFNDPQKIQYFRKRVEDKAVAERIINNIMMSRSLYIMCHIPIFCWLAAKVLAHLLLKMDKTQDEDIKIPTTLTEMYTHFLCIQMQVATEKYDKQNESDTEAIFKSNEGFIFQLGRMAFEHLNEGKIIFTANDLKNYDIDIHKAGVNCGLCTEIFKEESVFNTKKLYCFVHLTVQEYFAALFVYHSFARKKIDSLSLKDFLLKGSDEELKPILDAHPVDLPLDELMEISVANSTLRKTGELDMFLRFLIGMSLRSTQELLQGLIQQEEEHSTVVKEIRTSLLEIDLGDCSPERCLNLVHCLIELKDSSLHDTVQKYLKPDQAPETQLSPVQCSALADSILMSNTPLDEFNLKKYRPSVKGIFRLVPAVRNSRKVRISGVDLTSWLCETISSGLRMPNSVLTELHLTNCVFYENALESFIEGLLNSQCKLEALSLSGGGHSQSQYEKLASAIKSFISHLRELELSANVLGGSLCSVLSVVLGSPTLEKLRLNRNSRIAKICEVLVTALTSNPSNLRELELNDTSLKDSEMEILSTWLMSANCTLEVFSLSHNSLTENGCKTLASALSSESSCLTKLDLSYNDLQDSGVMALCDALTKPHCCLQTLRLSFCKVTGDGCAALASALRSDHCTLRDLDLSFNHLTDQGAKLLTEIQMDSHYSLKTLNVDQNEECWFDLKLLRQSRPTCIRHAEQQYKRPVSTEEVPGTIWGAGTTTGTSSRSALSTAVSPRQRSRRKVPVKLPGSMPVI is encoded by the exons ATGGGGAGCCAGTGCTCTGCACTCTGTAAAAAGGGAAATGAGTGTGACCAAAAGAAAGATGAGGTTTCCACCACAGTGAAAAGTAGAGAGGTGTCTCCTCTCCTGCAGAGAAGGTCGTctcagcaggaggagggaggagccTTAAAGGAGACAACAGAGGAGGGGACTTTAAGGAGGCAAGAAGAGGAAACTTCCTCTGAAAAATGTAGTTGTAATGATAAGAGCAGCACTCTGGCACATGAATACACTGTCATTGAAGTTAACAGCCAAAG TCCTTGCCTCTCTGAAACCCATGAACTTGCTTCAGCCAATACGGAGGAGAAAG AGGCTAACTGGGTGGACAACAACAGGGCCAAGCTGATTCAGAACGTCACTTTAGTGATAAAAATAGCGGATGAGATGCTCCAGAGGAACATAATGCAGGAAGAGATGTACAGCAACATCGAGGCTGCCCGGACCAGCCAGGAGCAGATGAGGTTGCTCTACAGGACCCTCACATCTGTAAAAGCTAAATCTGCCTTCTATAACATCCTTCGGGAGGTTCAGCCAGAGACATGTGAAA CTGAAGAAGTTGTCAAGGAAGTCATCAAAAAGCACAAAGCATATCTGAGGGAAAAGTTCAGATATGAGTTTGAAGGCACTGAGAAAGATCCCATGGATGCAAAATCACTGGACAAAATTTACACAGAGCTTCACATTATACAGGGAGAGAGTGAACGTATCAATGTAGAACATGAGATCTGGGAGATTGAAGATAAGGCAAAGTGTCAAACAGCTGAGGGCACGAAAATCAACTGCAATGACATCTTTAAAAGCACACTAGAAGATAGTGTATCATCTGAGCAAGACAGAGGAGAAGTAAGAGCTATCAGGACCGTGATGACCAAAGGAATTGCCGGCATTGGAAAAACTGTCTCAGTGAAGAAGTTCATCCTTGACTGGGCAGATGGGAGCACCAATCGGGACCTGGACTTCATCTTTGTGCTACCATTCAGGGAGCTAAATCTGGTCATAGATGATCAGTTTAGCCTTGAGACACTTGTGAGAGAGTTCCATCCAGAACTTAAGAACATATCAGTTGCAAGAATATTCACTAATCACAAAGTTCTGTTCATTTTTGATGGTCTTGATGAAAGCCAGCTTCAACTGAATTTCAAAACAGCCAAAAGATTGGTAGATGTCACAAAGGAATCATCAGTGGACACTCTGGTGACCAACCTCCTCCGGGAGCATCTTCTTCCGTCTGCTCTTGTCTGGATAACCTCAAGACCAGGAGCCATTCAGCGCATCCCTCGCCAGTATATATACCAGTGGACTGAGGTCAGAGGATTTAATGATCCACAAAAAATACAGTACTTCAGAAAGAGAGTTGAGGACAAGGCGGTTGCTGAGAGAATTATCAACAACATTATGATGTCCCGGAGCTTATACATCATGTGTCACATACCTATCTTCTGTTGGCTTGCAGCAAAAGTTCTTGCACACTTGCTGCTAAAAATGGACAAAACTCAAGATGAAGACATAAAGATACCCACAACTCTCACTGAGATGTACACGCACTTCCTTTGCATTCAAATGCAGGTAGCTACCGAAAAGTACgacaaacaaaatgaatcagATACAGAGGCGATCTTTAAGTCGAATGAAGGATTCATTTTTCAGTTAGGCAGGATGGCATTTGAACATCTGAATGAAGGCAAAATTATATTTACCGCCAATGACCTGAAAAACTACGACATCGACATACACAAAGCTGGAGTTAACTGTGGGTTGTGCACAGAGATATTCAAAGAAGAGAGTGTGTTCAACACAAAGAAACTCTACTGCTTTGTGCATCTGACAGTCCAGGAGTACTTTGCTGCTCTCTTTGTGTACCACAGTTTTGCAAGAAAGAAAATAGATTCTCTAAGCCTCAAGGATTTCCTGCTCAAAGGATCTGACGAAGAACTCAAGCCTATCCTGGATGCACATCCAGTTGATTTACCTTTGGATGAGCTGATGGAAATTTCAGTAGCTAATTCAACTCTGAGAAAGACAGGAGAACTGGACATGTTCCTCAGGTTCCTTATTGGCATGTCGCTACGATCAACACAAGAACTGCTTCAAGGCCTGATTCAGCAGGAAGAGGAACACTCTACAGTTGTTAAGGAAATTAGGACAAGTCTCTTAGAAATAGATTTGGGTGACTGCTCACCTGAAAGATGTCTGAACCTTGTTCACTGCCTGATCGAGCTGAAAGATAGCTCTCTACATGATACTGTACAGAAGTATCTGAAACCAGATCAAGCTCCAGAAACGCAGCTCTCCCCTGTTCAGTGCTCAGCCCTGGCCGACTCAATTCTCATGTCAAATACGCCTCTAGATGAATTCAACCTGAAGAAATACAGACCATCAGTAAAGGGTATTTTTAGGCTTGTCCCAGCTGTGAGGAACAGCAGAAAAGTAAG AATCTCAGGGGTGGATCTTACATCTTGGCTTTGTGAAACAATCTCCTCAGGTCTTCGAATGCCAAACTCTGTGCTAACTGAACTGCACCTGACAAACTGTGTCTTTTATGAGAACGCTCTTGAGAGCTTCATTGAGGGACTGCTAAACTCTCAGTGTAAACTAGAAGCTTTGAG TCTTTCAGGTGGGGGACACTCACAATCACAGTATGAAAAGTTGGCATCAGCTATCAAATCATTCATCTCGCATCTAAGGGAACTGGAGCTGAGTGCCAATGTACTGGGAGGTTCATTGTGCTCTGTGCTTTCTGTTGTGCTGGGCAGCCCTACACTGGAGAAGCTTAG ACTGAACAGAAATTCTAGGATTGCAAAAATCTGTGAGGTGTTGGTGACGGCGCTCACATCAAACCCAAGCAACCTGAGAGAGCTGGAGCTGAATGATACCAGTTTGAAAGATTCGGAAATGGAGATCCTGTCTACTTGGCTGATGAGTGCAAACTGCACTCTTGAGGTATTTAG TCTCAGTCATAACAGCCTTACTGAGAATGGCTGTAAGACACTGGCCTCAGCACTCAGCTCTGAATCTTCCTGCCTTACAAAGCTGGACCTGAGCTACAATGACCTGCAGGACTCAGGAGTGATGGCACTCTGTGATGCACTGACAAAGCCACACTGTTGTTTGCAAACACTCAG GCTGTCATTCTGTAAAGTGACAGGAGATGGATGTGCCGCCTTGGCCTCAGCTCTGAGGTCTGACCACTGCACCCTCAGGGACCTGGACCTGAGCTTTAATCACCTGACAGATCAAGGAGCCAAGctcctgactgaaatacagATGGATTCACACTACAGTCTAAAGACACTCAA TGTGGACCAAAATGAAGAATGCTGGTTTGACCTGAAGCTACTGAGACAGT CCAGGCCAACATGCATTCGACATGCGGAGCAGCAATACAaaaggcctgtttccactgaagaagttcctggtactatttggggggcaggaactactacgggaacgtcctctcgctcggccctctcaaccgccgtgtctccacgacagcggagtaggaggaaggttcctgtaaagttaccgggctct ATGCCTGTGATCTGA
- the LOC125879694 gene encoding NLR family CARD domain-containing protein 3-like isoform X2, translating into MGSQCSALCKKGNECDQKKDEVSTTVKSREVSPLLQRRSSQQEEGGALKETTEEGTLRRQEEETSSEKCSCNDKSSTLAHEYTVIEVNSQSPCLSETHELASANTEEKEANWVDNNRAKLIQNVTLVIKIADEMLQRNIMQEEMYSNIEAARTSQEQMRLLYRTLTSVKAKSAFYNILREVQPETCETEEVVKEVIKKHKAYLREKFRYEFEGTEKDPMDAKSLDKIYTELHIIQGESERINVEHEIWEIEDKAKCQTAEGTKINCNDIFKSTLEDSVSSEQDRGEVRAIRTVMTKGIAGIGKTVSVKKFILDWADGSTNRDLDFIFVLPFRELNLVIDDQFSLETLVREFHPELKNISVARIFTNHKVLFIFDGLDESQLQLNFKTAKRLVDVTKESSVDTLVTNLLREHLLPSALVWITSRPGAIQRIPRQYIYQWTEVRGFNDPQKIQYFRKRVEDKAVAERIINNIMMSRSLYIMCHIPIFCWLAAKVLAHLLLKMDKTQDEDIKIPTTLTEMYTHFLCIQMQVATEKYDKQNESDTEAIFKSNEGFIFQLGRMAFEHLNEGKIIFTANDLKNYDIDIHKAGVNCGLCTEIFKEESVFNTKKLYCFVHLTVQEYFAALFVYHSFARKKIDSLSLKDFLLKGSDEELKPILDAHPVDLPLDELMEISVANSTLRKTGELDMFLRFLIGMSLRSTQELLQGLIQQEEEHSTVVKEIRTSLLEIDLGDCSPERCLNLVHCLIELKDSSLHDTVQKYLKPDQAPETQLSPVQCSALADSILMSNTPLDEFNLKKYRPSVKGIFRLVPAVRNSRKVRISGVDLTSWLCETISSGLRMPNSVLTELHLTNCVFYENALESFIEGLLNSQCKLEALSLSGGGHSQSQYEKLASAIKSFISHLRELELSANVLGGSLCSVLSVVLGSPTLEKLRLNRNSRIAKICEVLVTALTSNPSNLRELELNDTSLKDSEMEILSTWLMSANCTLEVFSLSHNSLTENGCKTLASALSSESSCLTKLDLSYNDLQDSGVMALCDALTKPHCCLQTLRLSFCKVTGDGCAALASALRSDHCTLRDLDLSFNHLTDQGAKLLTEIQMDSHYSLKTLNVDQNEECWFDLKLLRQSRPTCIRHAEQQYKRPVSTEEVPGTIWGAGTTTGTSSRSALSTAVSPRQRSRRKVPVKLPGSVCDVLLCDHFDRGDVGA; encoded by the exons ATGGGGAGCCAGTGCTCTGCACTCTGTAAAAAGGGAAATGAGTGTGACCAAAAGAAAGATGAGGTTTCCACCACAGTGAAAAGTAGAGAGGTGTCTCCTCTCCTGCAGAGAAGGTCGTctcagcaggaggagggaggagccTTAAAGGAGACAACAGAGGAGGGGACTTTAAGGAGGCAAGAAGAGGAAACTTCCTCTGAAAAATGTAGTTGTAATGATAAGAGCAGCACTCTGGCACATGAATACACTGTCATTGAAGTTAACAGCCAAAG TCCTTGCCTCTCTGAAACCCATGAACTTGCTTCAGCCAATACGGAGGAGAAAG AGGCTAACTGGGTGGACAACAACAGGGCCAAGCTGATTCAGAACGTCACTTTAGTGATAAAAATAGCGGATGAGATGCTCCAGAGGAACATAATGCAGGAAGAGATGTACAGCAACATCGAGGCTGCCCGGACCAGCCAGGAGCAGATGAGGTTGCTCTACAGGACCCTCACATCTGTAAAAGCTAAATCTGCCTTCTATAACATCCTTCGGGAGGTTCAGCCAGAGACATGTGAAA CTGAAGAAGTTGTCAAGGAAGTCATCAAAAAGCACAAAGCATATCTGAGGGAAAAGTTCAGATATGAGTTTGAAGGCACTGAGAAAGATCCCATGGATGCAAAATCACTGGACAAAATTTACACAGAGCTTCACATTATACAGGGAGAGAGTGAACGTATCAATGTAGAACATGAGATCTGGGAGATTGAAGATAAGGCAAAGTGTCAAACAGCTGAGGGCACGAAAATCAACTGCAATGACATCTTTAAAAGCACACTAGAAGATAGTGTATCATCTGAGCAAGACAGAGGAGAAGTAAGAGCTATCAGGACCGTGATGACCAAAGGAATTGCCGGCATTGGAAAAACTGTCTCAGTGAAGAAGTTCATCCTTGACTGGGCAGATGGGAGCACCAATCGGGACCTGGACTTCATCTTTGTGCTACCATTCAGGGAGCTAAATCTGGTCATAGATGATCAGTTTAGCCTTGAGACACTTGTGAGAGAGTTCCATCCAGAACTTAAGAACATATCAGTTGCAAGAATATTCACTAATCACAAAGTTCTGTTCATTTTTGATGGTCTTGATGAAAGCCAGCTTCAACTGAATTTCAAAACAGCCAAAAGATTGGTAGATGTCACAAAGGAATCATCAGTGGACACTCTGGTGACCAACCTCCTCCGGGAGCATCTTCTTCCGTCTGCTCTTGTCTGGATAACCTCAAGACCAGGAGCCATTCAGCGCATCCCTCGCCAGTATATATACCAGTGGACTGAGGTCAGAGGATTTAATGATCCACAAAAAATACAGTACTTCAGAAAGAGAGTTGAGGACAAGGCGGTTGCTGAGAGAATTATCAACAACATTATGATGTCCCGGAGCTTATACATCATGTGTCACATACCTATCTTCTGTTGGCTTGCAGCAAAAGTTCTTGCACACTTGCTGCTAAAAATGGACAAAACTCAAGATGAAGACATAAAGATACCCACAACTCTCACTGAGATGTACACGCACTTCCTTTGCATTCAAATGCAGGTAGCTACCGAAAAGTACgacaaacaaaatgaatcagATACAGAGGCGATCTTTAAGTCGAATGAAGGATTCATTTTTCAGTTAGGCAGGATGGCATTTGAACATCTGAATGAAGGCAAAATTATATTTACCGCCAATGACCTGAAAAACTACGACATCGACATACACAAAGCTGGAGTTAACTGTGGGTTGTGCACAGAGATATTCAAAGAAGAGAGTGTGTTCAACACAAAGAAACTCTACTGCTTTGTGCATCTGACAGTCCAGGAGTACTTTGCTGCTCTCTTTGTGTACCACAGTTTTGCAAGAAAGAAAATAGATTCTCTAAGCCTCAAGGATTTCCTGCTCAAAGGATCTGACGAAGAACTCAAGCCTATCCTGGATGCACATCCAGTTGATTTACCTTTGGATGAGCTGATGGAAATTTCAGTAGCTAATTCAACTCTGAGAAAGACAGGAGAACTGGACATGTTCCTCAGGTTCCTTATTGGCATGTCGCTACGATCAACACAAGAACTGCTTCAAGGCCTGATTCAGCAGGAAGAGGAACACTCTACAGTTGTTAAGGAAATTAGGACAAGTCTCTTAGAAATAGATTTGGGTGACTGCTCACCTGAAAGATGTCTGAACCTTGTTCACTGCCTGATCGAGCTGAAAGATAGCTCTCTACATGATACTGTACAGAAGTATCTGAAACCAGATCAAGCTCCAGAAACGCAGCTCTCCCCTGTTCAGTGCTCAGCCCTGGCCGACTCAATTCTCATGTCAAATACGCCTCTAGATGAATTCAACCTGAAGAAATACAGACCATCAGTAAAGGGTATTTTTAGGCTTGTCCCAGCTGTGAGGAACAGCAGAAAAGTAAG AATCTCAGGGGTGGATCTTACATCTTGGCTTTGTGAAACAATCTCCTCAGGTCTTCGAATGCCAAACTCTGTGCTAACTGAACTGCACCTGACAAACTGTGTCTTTTATGAGAACGCTCTTGAGAGCTTCATTGAGGGACTGCTAAACTCTCAGTGTAAACTAGAAGCTTTGAG TCTTTCAGGTGGGGGACACTCACAATCACAGTATGAAAAGTTGGCATCAGCTATCAAATCATTCATCTCGCATCTAAGGGAACTGGAGCTGAGTGCCAATGTACTGGGAGGTTCATTGTGCTCTGTGCTTTCTGTTGTGCTGGGCAGCCCTACACTGGAGAAGCTTAG ACTGAACAGAAATTCTAGGATTGCAAAAATCTGTGAGGTGTTGGTGACGGCGCTCACATCAAACCCAAGCAACCTGAGAGAGCTGGAGCTGAATGATACCAGTTTGAAAGATTCGGAAATGGAGATCCTGTCTACTTGGCTGATGAGTGCAAACTGCACTCTTGAGGTATTTAG TCTCAGTCATAACAGCCTTACTGAGAATGGCTGTAAGACACTGGCCTCAGCACTCAGCTCTGAATCTTCCTGCCTTACAAAGCTGGACCTGAGCTACAATGACCTGCAGGACTCAGGAGTGATGGCACTCTGTGATGCACTGACAAAGCCACACTGTTGTTTGCAAACACTCAG GCTGTCATTCTGTAAAGTGACAGGAGATGGATGTGCCGCCTTGGCCTCAGCTCTGAGGTCTGACCACTGCACCCTCAGGGACCTGGACCTGAGCTTTAATCACCTGACAGATCAAGGAGCCAAGctcctgactgaaatacagATGGATTCACACTACAGTCTAAAGACACTCAA TGTGGACCAAAATGAAGAATGCTGGTTTGACCTGAAGCTACTGAGACAGT CCAGGCCAACATGCATTCGACATGCGGAGCAGCAATACAaaaggcctgtttccactgaagaagttcctggtactatttggggggcaggaactactacgggaacgtcctctcgctcggccctctcaaccgccgtgtctccacgacagcggagtaggaggaaggttcctgtaaagttaccgggctctgtatGTGACGTATTGTtgtgcgaccattttgaccggggcgacgtaggggcgtag
- the LOC125879694 gene encoding NLR family CARD domain-containing protein 3-like isoform X1, giving the protein MGSQCSALCKKGNECDQKKDEVSTTVKSREVSPLLQRRSSQQEEGGALKETTEEGTLRRQEEETSSEKCSCNDKSSTLAHEYTVIEVNSQSPCLSETHELASANTEEKEANWVDNNRAKLIQNVTLVIKIADEMLQRNIMQEEMYSNIEAARTSQEQMRLLYRTLTSVKAKSAFYNILREVQPETCETEEVVKEVIKKHKAYLREKFRYEFEGTEKDPMDAKSLDKIYTELHIIQGESERINVEHEIWEIEDKAKCQTAEGTKINCNDIFKSTLEDSVSSEQDRGEVRAIRTVMTKGIAGIGKTVSVKKFILDWADGSTNRDLDFIFVLPFRELNLVIDDQFSLETLVREFHPELKNISVARIFTNHKVLFIFDGLDESQLQLNFKTAKRLVDVTKESSVDTLVTNLLREHLLPSALVWITSRPGAIQRIPRQYIYQWTEVRGFNDPQKIQYFRKRVEDKAVAERIINNIMMSRSLYIMCHIPIFCWLAAKVLAHLLLKMDKTQDEDIKIPTTLTEMYTHFLCIQMQVATEKYDKQNESDTEAIFKSNEGFIFQLGRMAFEHLNEGKIIFTANDLKNYDIDIHKAGVNCGLCTEIFKEESVFNTKKLYCFVHLTVQEYFAALFVYHSFARKKIDSLSLKDFLLKGSDEELKPILDAHPVDLPLDELMEISVANSTLRKTGELDMFLRFLIGMSLRSTQELLQGLIQQEEEHSTVVKEIRTSLLEIDLGDCSPERCLNLVHCLIELKDSSLHDTVQKYLKPDQAPETQLSPVQCSALADSILMSNTPLDEFNLKKYRPSVKGIFRLVPAVRNSRKVRISGVDLTSWLCETISSGLRMPNSVLTELHLTNCVFYENALESFIEGLLNSQCKLEALSLSGGGHSQSQYEKLASAIKSFISHLRELELSANVLGGSLCSVLSVVLGSPTLEKLRLNRNSRIAKICEVLVTALTSNPSNLRELELNDTSLKDSEMEILSTWLMSANCTLEVFSLSHNSLTENGCKTLASALSSESSCLTKLDLSYNDLQDSGVMALCDALTKPHCCLQTLRLSFCKVTGDGCAALASALRSDHCTLRDLDLSFNHLTDQGAKLLTEIQMDSHYSLKTLNVDQNEECWFDLKLLRQYACDLTLDPNTAGVNAILTEENKKATHVHENQPYSDHPDRFDSCQVLCEEGLTGRHYWEVDCDSADVGVAYKSIDRAGDCSSEFSLGQNEKSWCWCYDGCFYHNYSHLNFLGRRTYRSTIGVYLDWPAGILSFYEVFPDALTHLYTVHTTFSEPLHPGFSFSNGSIHLRKLK; this is encoded by the exons ATGGGGAGCCAGTGCTCTGCACTCTGTAAAAAGGGAAATGAGTGTGACCAAAAGAAAGATGAGGTTTCCACCACAGTGAAAAGTAGAGAGGTGTCTCCTCTCCTGCAGAGAAGGTCGTctcagcaggaggagggaggagccTTAAAGGAGACAACAGAGGAGGGGACTTTAAGGAGGCAAGAAGAGGAAACTTCCTCTGAAAAATGTAGTTGTAATGATAAGAGCAGCACTCTGGCACATGAATACACTGTCATTGAAGTTAACAGCCAAAG TCCTTGCCTCTCTGAAACCCATGAACTTGCTTCAGCCAATACGGAGGAGAAAG AGGCTAACTGGGTGGACAACAACAGGGCCAAGCTGATTCAGAACGTCACTTTAGTGATAAAAATAGCGGATGAGATGCTCCAGAGGAACATAATGCAGGAAGAGATGTACAGCAACATCGAGGCTGCCCGGACCAGCCAGGAGCAGATGAGGTTGCTCTACAGGACCCTCACATCTGTAAAAGCTAAATCTGCCTTCTATAACATCCTTCGGGAGGTTCAGCCAGAGACATGTGAAA CTGAAGAAGTTGTCAAGGAAGTCATCAAAAAGCACAAAGCATATCTGAGGGAAAAGTTCAGATATGAGTTTGAAGGCACTGAGAAAGATCCCATGGATGCAAAATCACTGGACAAAATTTACACAGAGCTTCACATTATACAGGGAGAGAGTGAACGTATCAATGTAGAACATGAGATCTGGGAGATTGAAGATAAGGCAAAGTGTCAAACAGCTGAGGGCACGAAAATCAACTGCAATGACATCTTTAAAAGCACACTAGAAGATAGTGTATCATCTGAGCAAGACAGAGGAGAAGTAAGAGCTATCAGGACCGTGATGACCAAAGGAATTGCCGGCATTGGAAAAACTGTCTCAGTGAAGAAGTTCATCCTTGACTGGGCAGATGGGAGCACCAATCGGGACCTGGACTTCATCTTTGTGCTACCATTCAGGGAGCTAAATCTGGTCATAGATGATCAGTTTAGCCTTGAGACACTTGTGAGAGAGTTCCATCCAGAACTTAAGAACATATCAGTTGCAAGAATATTCACTAATCACAAAGTTCTGTTCATTTTTGATGGTCTTGATGAAAGCCAGCTTCAACTGAATTTCAAAACAGCCAAAAGATTGGTAGATGTCACAAAGGAATCATCAGTGGACACTCTGGTGACCAACCTCCTCCGGGAGCATCTTCTTCCGTCTGCTCTTGTCTGGATAACCTCAAGACCAGGAGCCATTCAGCGCATCCCTCGCCAGTATATATACCAGTGGACTGAGGTCAGAGGATTTAATGATCCACAAAAAATACAGTACTTCAGAAAGAGAGTTGAGGACAAGGCGGTTGCTGAGAGAATTATCAACAACATTATGATGTCCCGGAGCTTATACATCATGTGTCACATACCTATCTTCTGTTGGCTTGCAGCAAAAGTTCTTGCACACTTGCTGCTAAAAATGGACAAAACTCAAGATGAAGACATAAAGATACCCACAACTCTCACTGAGATGTACACGCACTTCCTTTGCATTCAAATGCAGGTAGCTACCGAAAAGTACgacaaacaaaatgaatcagATACAGAGGCGATCTTTAAGTCGAATGAAGGATTCATTTTTCAGTTAGGCAGGATGGCATTTGAACATCTGAATGAAGGCAAAATTATATTTACCGCCAATGACCTGAAAAACTACGACATCGACATACACAAAGCTGGAGTTAACTGTGGGTTGTGCACAGAGATATTCAAAGAAGAGAGTGTGTTCAACACAAAGAAACTCTACTGCTTTGTGCATCTGACAGTCCAGGAGTACTTTGCTGCTCTCTTTGTGTACCACAGTTTTGCAAGAAAGAAAATAGATTCTCTAAGCCTCAAGGATTTCCTGCTCAAAGGATCTGACGAAGAACTCAAGCCTATCCTGGATGCACATCCAGTTGATTTACCTTTGGATGAGCTGATGGAAATTTCAGTAGCTAATTCAACTCTGAGAAAGACAGGAGAACTGGACATGTTCCTCAGGTTCCTTATTGGCATGTCGCTACGATCAACACAAGAACTGCTTCAAGGCCTGATTCAGCAGGAAGAGGAACACTCTACAGTTGTTAAGGAAATTAGGACAAGTCTCTTAGAAATAGATTTGGGTGACTGCTCACCTGAAAGATGTCTGAACCTTGTTCACTGCCTGATCGAGCTGAAAGATAGCTCTCTACATGATACTGTACAGAAGTATCTGAAACCAGATCAAGCTCCAGAAACGCAGCTCTCCCCTGTTCAGTGCTCAGCCCTGGCCGACTCAATTCTCATGTCAAATACGCCTCTAGATGAATTCAACCTGAAGAAATACAGACCATCAGTAAAGGGTATTTTTAGGCTTGTCCCAGCTGTGAGGAACAGCAGAAAAGTAAG AATCTCAGGGGTGGATCTTACATCTTGGCTTTGTGAAACAATCTCCTCAGGTCTTCGAATGCCAAACTCTGTGCTAACTGAACTGCACCTGACAAACTGTGTCTTTTATGAGAACGCTCTTGAGAGCTTCATTGAGGGACTGCTAAACTCTCAGTGTAAACTAGAAGCTTTGAG TCTTTCAGGTGGGGGACACTCACAATCACAGTATGAAAAGTTGGCATCAGCTATCAAATCATTCATCTCGCATCTAAGGGAACTGGAGCTGAGTGCCAATGTACTGGGAGGTTCATTGTGCTCTGTGCTTTCTGTTGTGCTGGGCAGCCCTACACTGGAGAAGCTTAG ACTGAACAGAAATTCTAGGATTGCAAAAATCTGTGAGGTGTTGGTGACGGCGCTCACATCAAACCCAAGCAACCTGAGAGAGCTGGAGCTGAATGATACCAGTTTGAAAGATTCGGAAATGGAGATCCTGTCTACTTGGCTGATGAGTGCAAACTGCACTCTTGAGGTATTTAG TCTCAGTCATAACAGCCTTACTGAGAATGGCTGTAAGACACTGGCCTCAGCACTCAGCTCTGAATCTTCCTGCCTTACAAAGCTGGACCTGAGCTACAATGACCTGCAGGACTCAGGAGTGATGGCACTCTGTGATGCACTGACAAAGCCACACTGTTGTTTGCAAACACTCAG GCTGTCATTCTGTAAAGTGACAGGAGATGGATGTGCCGCCTTGGCCTCAGCTCTGAGGTCTGACCACTGCACCCTCAGGGACCTGGACCTGAGCTTTAATCACCTGACAGATCAAGGAGCCAAGctcctgactgaaatacagATGGATTCACACTACAGTCTAAAGACACTCAA TGTGGACCAAAATGAAGAATGCTGGTTTGACCTGAAGCTACTGAGACAGT ATGCCTGTGATCTGACACTGGATCCTAACACAGCAGGCGTGAATGCAATTTTGACAGAGGAGAACAAAAAGGCGACACATGTTCATGAGAATCAGCCATATTCTGATCATCCAGACAGATTTGACAGCTGTCAAGTACTGTGTGAAGAGGGTCTGACTGGTCGACATTACTGGGAGGTTGATTGTGATTCAGCCGATGTTGGAGTGGCGTACAAAAGTATAGACAGGGCAGGAGACTGTTCAAGTGAATTTTCTTTGGGACAAAATGAAAAGTCTTGGTGCTGGTGTTATGACGGCTGCTTTTATCACAACTATTCCCATCTGAACTTCCTGGGCCGCAGAACATACCGAAGTACCATAGGAGTGTATCTGGACTGGCCAGCGGGTATTTTGTCCTTTTATGAGGTCTTTCCTGATGCACTGACCCACTTGTACACTGTCCACACAACTTTCAGTGAACCGCTCCATCCTGGTTTCAGTTTTTCCAACGGGTCAATTCACCTCCGTAAACTAAAGTAA